One region of Mycolicibacterium lutetiense genomic DNA includes:
- a CDS encoding LacI family DNA-binding transcriptional regulator, whose amino-acid sequence MPRSPHPPRRATLASLAADLKVSRTTISNAYNRPDQLSAELRDRIFDAAKRLGYAGPDPVARSLRTRRAGAVGLIITQPLNYSFSDPAALDFVAGLAESCEAVGQGLLLVAIGPNRSFEDGSAAVLAAGVDGFVVYSASDDDPYLSVVRQRQLPVVVVDQPKDVPGVSRVGIDDRGAMRQLAEHVLELGHQDIGLLTMRLGRDWTHAGTKPALADPDRVLTPHFHVQRERIHGVYDAMTAAGLAPARLTVVESYDHLPTSGGAAAEVALEANPRITALMCTADVLALSAMDYLRSRGIYVPGEMTVTGFDGVPEALRRGLSTVVQSSVTKGRRAGELLHNPPRDGLPVIDVLETEVVRGRTSGPPA is encoded by the coding sequence ATGCCGAGGAGTCCCCACCCGCCGCGGCGGGCCACCCTGGCTTCGTTGGCGGCCGACCTGAAGGTTTCGCGCACCACGATCTCCAACGCGTACAACCGTCCTGACCAGTTGTCCGCCGAGCTTCGCGACCGCATCTTCGATGCGGCCAAGCGGTTGGGCTACGCCGGACCGGATCCGGTGGCCCGCTCCCTGCGTACCCGGCGGGCCGGCGCGGTGGGACTGATCATCACCCAGCCGCTCAACTACTCGTTCAGTGATCCCGCCGCGCTGGATTTCGTTGCCGGACTTGCCGAATCCTGTGAGGCGGTGGGGCAGGGGCTGCTGTTGGTGGCCATCGGACCCAACCGCAGTTTCGAGGACGGTTCGGCGGCCGTGCTCGCCGCCGGTGTCGACGGATTCGTGGTGTATTCGGCCTCCGACGACGATCCGTATCTGTCGGTGGTGCGTCAGCGCCAGTTGCCCGTCGTGGTGGTCGATCAGCCGAAGGACGTTCCCGGGGTCTCGCGGGTCGGCATCGACGATCGCGGCGCGATGCGCCAACTGGCCGAGCACGTGCTGGAACTGGGTCATCAGGACATCGGCCTGCTGACCATGCGGCTGGGCCGGGACTGGACGCACGCCGGCACGAAACCCGCACTGGCAGATCCAGATCGGGTGCTGACCCCGCATTTCCATGTGCAGCGCGAGCGCATCCACGGTGTGTACGACGCGATGACGGCCGCCGGGCTGGCACCGGCGAGGCTGACGGTGGTGGAGAGCTACGACCACCTGCCGACCTCGGGTGGTGCCGCCGCTGAAGTGGCTTTGGAGGCAAATCCCCGCATCACCGCCCTGATGTGTACCGCCGACGTGCTGGCCCTGTCGGCCATGGACTATCTGCGGTCACGTGGCATCTACGTGCCCGGGGAGATGACGGTGACCGGTTTCGACGGGGTGCCCGAAGCGTTGCGCCGCGGCCTGTCCACGGTCGTGCAGTCCAGTGTGACCAAGGGGCGCAGGGCCGGTGAGTTGCTGCACAATCCGCCGCGGGATGGGCTGCCGGTGATCGACGTACTGGAAACCGAGGTCGTGCGCGGCCGGACCTCGGGCCCGCCGGCCTAG
- a CDS encoding metal ABC transporter permease, with protein sequence MSAGLAAAGTFAQGNLALGYQHNWWQILTSVFMRNALIGGTLVALAAGLIGYFVIVRNTAFAAHALAHIGLPGATGAALLGLPVGLGLGAFCVGGALVIGALGNRAHDREVATGTILALATGFGLFFNSLATKNSSTLTNVLFGNLLAITHQQLLMFTALLVVLAATVVFVFRPLLFASVNAQVAEAKGVPVRALSVLFMVLLGIAVTMAVLAVGTLLLFALVVTPAATAIMVTARPILAMAISTGISVASVWAGLAVSAIFNMPPSFLIVTIACGIWLAVWTVDRVRNSTIH encoded by the coding sequence ATGTCGGCAGGTCTGGCTGCTGCTGGAACCTTCGCCCAAGGCAACCTGGCACTGGGCTACCAGCACAACTGGTGGCAGATCCTGACGTCGGTATTCATGCGCAACGCGTTGATCGGCGGCACGTTGGTAGCGCTGGCCGCCGGCCTGATCGGCTACTTCGTCATCGTCCGCAACACCGCCTTCGCCGCGCACGCACTGGCCCACATCGGTCTGCCCGGCGCCACCGGCGCGGCGCTGCTGGGGCTTCCGGTCGGATTGGGGCTGGGAGCGTTCTGCGTCGGCGGGGCGCTGGTGATCGGGGCGCTGGGCAACCGGGCTCATGACCGTGAGGTGGCCACCGGCACCATACTGGCGCTGGCTACCGGTTTCGGCCTGTTCTTCAACTCGCTGGCCACCAAGAATTCGTCCACGCTGACCAATGTGTTGTTCGGGAACCTGCTGGCCATCACCCACCAGCAGTTGCTGATGTTCACCGCACTGCTGGTTGTGCTGGCCGCCACGGTCGTGTTCGTCTTCCGCCCACTGCTGTTCGCGTCGGTCAACGCGCAGGTGGCCGAGGCCAAAGGGGTGCCGGTCCGGGCGTTGTCGGTGCTGTTCATGGTCCTGTTGGGGATCGCGGTGACGATGGCCGTGCTGGCCGTGGGCACGCTGCTGCTGTTCGCGCTCGTCGTCACCCCGGCCGCGACGGCGATCATGGTGACGGCCCGGCCGATTCTCGCGATGGCGATCTCAACCGGGATCAGCGTGGCGTCGGTGTGGGCCGGGCTGGCGGTGTCGGCAATCTTCAACATGCCGCCGAGCTTCTTGATCGTCACGATCGCCTGCGGAATCTGGTTGGCGGTGTGGACGGTTGACCGGGTGAGGAATTCGACCATCCACTAG
- the otsB gene encoding trehalose-phosphatase, translating to MTLPVELQDALARAARIPRLLITSDFDGTLAPIVNNPADARPLRDGVEALTQLSKCPGTATALISGRALDVLRDLSGMPTAVHLVGSHGAEFDSGFAHPIDRALLDQIAAELTAIAGARPGVTVEFKPASVALHVRNAEPADADSALAQARAASQTWNAELTEGKAVLEFAVITTDKGEAIDILRDEHEASAVIYFGDDVTDEKAFRRLRDGDVGVKVGPGQTLAGYRVDEPEDVAAALKYLLQVRTAN from the coding sequence GTGACCCTTCCCGTCGAACTCCAGGACGCACTGGCCCGGGCCGCACGCATACCCAGGCTGCTGATCACCTCCGATTTCGACGGCACCCTCGCCCCGATCGTGAACAACCCGGCCGACGCGCGCCCACTGCGCGACGGGGTTGAAGCACTGACCCAGCTCTCTAAGTGTCCCGGCACCGCGACCGCCCTGATCTCGGGGCGGGCACTCGACGTGCTGCGGGATCTGTCGGGCATGCCGACGGCCGTGCACCTCGTCGGCAGCCACGGCGCCGAGTTCGACTCCGGATTCGCCCACCCCATCGATCGCGCCCTGCTCGATCAGATCGCCGCCGAGCTCACCGCGATCGCCGGTGCCCGGCCCGGGGTGACCGTCGAATTCAAACCGGCAAGCGTGGCCCTGCACGTCCGCAACGCCGAACCTGCCGACGCCGACTCCGCGCTGGCACAGGCGCGTGCGGCGTCGCAGACCTGGAATGCGGAGCTGACCGAGGGCAAGGCCGTCCTCGAATTCGCCGTGATCACCACCGACAAGGGCGAGGCGATCGACATCCTGCGCGACGAGCACGAGGCGTCCGCGGTGATCTATTTCGGCGACGACGTCACCGACGAGAAGGCGTTCCGCCGGTTGCGCGACGGCGACGTCGGCGTCAAGGTCGGGCCCGGCCAGACCCTGGCCGGTTACCGGGTGGACGAGCCCGAAGATGTTGCGGCCGCACTGAAATACCTGCTGCAGGTGCGCACGGCGAACTAG